CCATAAATCATTGAAGAATGGAAAGAGTGGGTCAAATGAGTACAGGTTTCCAGTGTCTATGCATTCACGAGTAGGACAAAAACCATTATCCTTGAGAATCGACGAAACACGTTCAAGGACCTCTAAACGGGGCACCTGCATGAAGTAGGGCACCTGCATGACAATTTTGACTTGTGAGAGAAAAGCTAGGTCATGAGAGCCATCACATAATTAGCTATGACTCAGATGACAGGAAAAAAATGTTTGCATTGGAAATAGGGAAGTACACCTACAAAATTGGAAACATAAATAATATTCTAATATGAATGTATAGAAACGCTATTTGACACCCAGGGTCCATAAAAAGTTATTCTACACCAAACATATTTTCACTTTGTTACATTAAAATTTATGTTTGATATGAAAATAGTTATGTTTATTTTGACACCCAGCACGAAAAAATCGACATAAGAAACGCAATATATGAGTCATAACAGCGTAAAACTCACTAAAATTACGTATTTTTTGTACACAACGCGAAAAACATTTTTATATCATGTCTGCTTTCATTTTCTGACGTCCTCTCGACTTACGGAGTAAGAAACATTTACGTGACATAAAAataatatatggttggaaagataCAGGGTGGGTGTAGAATAACTATTCTACTCCCTAGGAGTCAAATAACGTGACTCTATgaatgtatttgattacatatatatatatatgtcaaaaaacacaagttttttcctTAACTATATTTGTTTTAGTTTTCTAAATTACCCTCAATTTTATAGTTTTGATTTTTCAAAAGTGGAACATTTTGATCTTTTCCACGCTATCTAACTGAACATGAAAGCCTACACACAGAAAGGTTCCGAACGGCGAACGGTGAGCCATCGCTACTCCCAAATTTGTGTAAACTGAACTACACATACAACATTTAGTTCAGATGCTAACCTGTTCTGGATAGAATACATATGTTGTTATTTATCTCAATAAGTGACAGCATTTCTAACATTTTTATATCGATCAGGTTAATGCATGAATTAGTAAAAAAACAGTGCTTAGTATATATCAGTGCATGCAAATTTAGTAAATAAAGGCACTGTAACTGCAAGTACGAACAATGTGATACCTCTAGATGATTTCGAATGTATGAATCAAGGTCTTCACCAGCTTTTGAAATGACACGAACAAGCATCATTGCGGTATGATTAAGTTTTATCTTTGCATCCACTTGGTCCTGTTCTATTCCGTTTTTGCCTTTTTCCAACTGTAAGGTAATATTGTTATCCAGAATACGTTCACAGATAGTAGGAAACCCATCCGGTTtattatttccttttttcttgcgGGAAGTTCCCATGGTGCGGATTTGTTGTTGAGCAGCCAGGAGCAAAATGGCTGTCTGGGCAAGCTTTCCATCTTTTATGTAGTTCCAGAGCTCAACGAGTAGATTATCTGTGTATTTTGCGACCAGCCTTGTGGTGTCCAAAAAGATCTTCTGCAAAAACCACCAAGATTGAGCAAGAACTGAGTGATTTTAGAATTTATACGCAAGTGGTAGTTCTGGACTTAAAACCATGTTCTCTCTTGCAACCAAAAGAAGAACACATTTTGAATTTTTTAGCAACTTGAAGATGTTCACTTAGCAAGACTAAAATAGTAGTAAGATCTAGCACAAAAAATCCTTACTTTGACAAGTGTAGACTTAAGGAAAGTTCTCAAGTATATTTCTGTCAGAGGTTTGAGATATATGACAGTTACTTTTGGTCTGCTGCAGAACAGCAGAATTAGGAACTTGCTATGGGTGAGGATGTGAGACAAACCATTTCAGGCAGGCACAAAAGATAGATGAGCCTGAAGATATAGTTTGCATCTGCCTCACTGCAATCCCGATGCTCATTGTAATCCTGATCCTCACGGTTTGGGAACAAACTGTCTTCCAGATACTTATGCATGCACGTGTTGTCGACTGCAACATGGAGTGGGAGTAGTCCCTCAATTACCTCGGCGCCTGCTGTTCGTAGATTGGCCGACGCACCGTGGCGAATGAGCAACTCAATCATGTCAACGGAGAACATTTCAGCAGCTCGGTGGAGGGGGAAGTAACCATACTGGGTCATGACATTGGGACCGGCCCGGCACCTACCCAGCTCAGGTGCCTGACCCTCCAAGGCAACTTTGACACATCGCAGCGCATTTTGCGTTATCATCTGGTTCAGAGACTCTGGGGTGATGATAAAACCCCATCGTGTGCCCCGCCCATACCGTTGCATAAAGCGGAGGAACCCTCGGACGCTATCCTTATCAAGGATGGGCACTAAACGGTGCAATGTATCGTGGAAGGCAAGATTCACCGTCTATCCATTTAGAAATAGAAGAGGTGAAAGGAAATCAGTTAACAGATTAGCAAAGCAAAaaaaagaattaaacaagtctTGGTGCAATGTACTATAGGACAACAACAAAAAGTTCCATCAGGAAGTTGCACGCGCAAAAAATACAGCAGGACAAACATAAAATATAAATTATAATCAAATGATTTCTCAATTGCAGATAACCTGAGGGGTGCGGTCTGGAAATATTATACTGGATGCTCTGTGGGCACCAAGTTCAGCATCTTTCTCATCTGTCCACTGAAAGGGGAGGGAGAGCACGAGTCACCATCAAGAGCTATGACTAGGGAAAGGAAGTATAATAACATACAAATATCATAAAGGGTAGTTAGTTACTGCACCTCAAAGGATAAACTGATAGCCGTACTAGGGTCCGCCCCAACAGGAGGAACAAATGGAGGATAGGGAGGATTCCAAGGATCATATTCATCCGAGTTTGATTTATCTGCACTAGCATCTTCGTGACAAGCGGTATTAGTTGCCTCCTTCTTGTGCATTGTCTCTATAGCCTCAAGATCTAGTTTCACTGTTTGTTTGGCTAGAACAAATATAACCTGAATTACATCCCAAATTAGTTGCATACCTTGTTTGGTTAACTTTTTCTTTAGAGGATAGTGGAGACACACAAATCTGGTATCTTAGAATTTtcacagaaaactcaaaacttaaAAAACATAGGACACGAAACAGAGCATTACAATATCTTGTTTTTGCATTTTTAATGAGGTGCACAATTTTGCATACATGTGCAGTTGTTTCACATCTACAATGACTTTTCTCGTAAAAACAGTAGCAGTTGATTCAATTAAGAAATACTTTGACAAGCATTTATCGTAATATAAAGCATCAGTCAAGCACCGATGCTGAAAATAATGATGACAAAATGGAACATCCTATTTCTAAACAGATACACTATCCACTAAACAAAAGATCACCAAATGCGTGGCAAAACAAATAAAAGTTTTGTTCTTCTCTGCATCTTAAATAGCCGAGTATGATGGCAATGCTGCATATAATAAAACATAACACCACATGCCAACTGAACTAAACGAAAACACTACATAGCAGTAGTATGTAGCCTGATTTGAGGCAGACAAGAATACTTCATTGTGAAGTTGAAAACCCAATAGCAAGCTTCATTTTTTACGCAGGAAGCGAAGCTTAAACATATTATGGTTTCACAGGACACCGATTCTTGGCAACATTAATTAAGAACTGCTGACCACACTACTCCTACTACTACACTTCCACCCAATTCACCATCAAGTGAGAATGCCATGGGCTCCAGCACCAATCCAATAAAGGAAACAGCTAGCAGTAGATGAGACTCGGCAGTAGCAGCTAGTGTTTTCCCCGTGTCAAATTAAGTACACATGATATCAGTGCAAAATTGCTGAACATAGTAGTAACTAGGTTACGCAGATGGCAACTGAACTGAATGTGAGCCTATCATGGCAGCACTACATCATAGCTAGCTTTGGTGAAGTCTACACGGGCGTCGGCGCGTGCAAATCGTGGGCATTGAAGAAACAAAAGGTGATGGAGGAGATTTTCCAAATCACAAGGAAACTAGCCCGATTGCGCCGTTGGGGCTGTCAGCGGATGCGGCGGCCAAGACAACAGAGGATGTGTCCGGCCCGATGAAGAGGGGAAGGGAGAAGACGGCGCGGGGGCTAGGGTTTCGGTCGATGACTGGCCGGAAGCGGCGCCGGAGAGAGGCAAGGAGCGAGAGCCCCCGCAGCGAATCGTACCTGCGAATTGTGGTCGTGGCAGCCGGCCGGGGGAGCCGACGGGATAGGAAAGGGTTTTCTTCGTGTGAAATCTATTAACAAACGATCGgtaaggccttgtttggtactagtgttttAGCGGGATcagtggggataatactctagagtattgggtgacagcagagattcacccaatccccacaaaactctatccccaatccactaggtaggggtagagtattggggattgaaaaaattacactaaattttggggaaaagtggggataagtggggattaaactcgctcatactctagcatcaaacatgcattggggataagtggggatttaaagtTTAGAGCGGATTATCCCGCTAATCCCCaataaaactctagtaccaaacaagccctaaGTAAGTTGTTTTATGCAGGgacttttttttgcgaatattTATGCAGGGACTGAACGTGGGTCGAGAGAGAAAGTAGAGTCTTCTTAGAGGACAGGCTCCATTAAgtcctttttaatttttcttctaTAAATCAACATTTTAAAGtttttaaaaatatgaaaaataaaTATCTTAATGACGATTTCTACCTGTGTGAACCAACACAAACTATTCAGAGCTGTTGACATATTTCTAGATCTAAGGTAGTGaacaatttaaaatttaaaaaagaTGTCATTTTAATGTAGGCCGGAGTACTAGAGTTTTACTAGAGTGTCATGGCTGAAAAACATAAGCAAATGGACATGGGACGGCAGGCATACATAACTCTTCTGCCAAGAGAGCAACATCCATATGGACACAATATCAGCTCAAGTTCTTTATTCCCTCGATCGCATTGCACGGTATGATCGACCACCACCACCGATCGATCACTTCTTCTTGGCAATGAAGACATCAGACAGCACGGTGTCGGAGCGCAGCGCCGCCTTGAGGAGCCCGAGCCCTTCGTCCATGCCGACGGAGACGAACTTCTCGGCCAGCTCCACGTCCTTGTTCACGCTGAACTTGCTGATGAGGGTGATGCTGGAGATGGCCGACATGGGCGTCACCTCCAGCCCGTCCGTGACCATGTAGGTCACCAGCCCCTTCACGTACCCGCCGGTCTCGTCGCCGCCTGAGCCTCCCGCCTCCGAAGCCGACGCTGAGGACGCCTTGGGCGCGGCGGACGGCAGCACGAAGGTGACCTCCGTCGCCATCGCCTGCTTGCACTGCGGGCACGCCGCCTTGGCCTCCATGGTGGCCGTGGCGCAGTACCCGGCGCACGTGTACATCTTGaacctcgccagcggcgacgacgacgagctCTTGCCGTCGCCGTTGCCTCCGCCCTGCGGGAGAAGCAGCTCGCGCGCGTCCGGGTGCAGCACCTTGGGCTGAAGGAGGTCCGACTTGTCCTTGTTGGGCTGCAGGTAGGACGCGCCGATGTTGTCGACGCTCTGGTA
This Lolium perenne isolate Kyuss_39 chromosome 1, Kyuss_2.0, whole genome shotgun sequence DNA region includes the following protein-coding sequences:
- the LOC127327655 gene encoding uncharacterized protein translates to MHKKEATNTACHEDASADKSNSDEYDPWNPPYPPFVPPVGADPSTAISLSFEWTDEKDAELGAHRASSIIFPDRTPQTVNLAFHDTLHRLVPILDKDSVRGFLRFMQRYGRGTRWGFIITPESLNQMITQNALRCVKVALEGQAPELGRCRAGPNVMTQYGYFPLHRAAEMFSVDMIELLIRHGASANLRTAGAEVIEGLLPLHVAVDNTCMHKYLEDSFEADANYIFRLIYLLCLPEMKIFLDTTRLVAKYTDNLLVELWNYIKDGKLAQTAILLLAAQQQIRTMGTSRKKKGNNKPDGFPTICERILDNNITLQLEKGKNGIEQDQVDAKIKLNHTAMMLVRVISKAGEDLDSYIRNHLEVSHCSYLQLQCLYLLNLHALIYTKHWERASTRECLEMDYLSTVKDKATRKRKPRRWELKFARRSFFPWWRSVLSARSPVKVVPSRWVRPTKDLDCEKALKKPISEMDREIVSKKATTHGSAAPMGRAPQVGSYHQHRMLFGTAVGYQPRRLFGTAALALLKVLKNA
- the LOC127327564 gene encoding uncharacterized protein, whose amino-acid sequence is MASSNKISLKLLVDTKSKKVLFAEAGKEFVDFVFSLLTLPIGAVVKLISAGTMQGSIGRLYQSVDNIGASYLQPNKDKSDLLQPKVLHPDARELLLPQGGGNGDGKSSSSSPLARFKMYTCAGYCATATMEAKAACPQCKQAMATEVTFVLPSAAPKASSASASEAGGSGGDETGGYVKGLVTYMVTDGLEVTPMSAISSITLISKFSVNKDVELAEKFVSVGMDEGLGLLKAALRSDTVLSDVFIAKKK